A window from Streptomyces sp. NBC_00271 encodes these proteins:
- the bioB gene encoding biotin synthase BioB, with amino-acid sequence MDLLNTLVDKGLRRELPTRDEALAVLATSDDDVLDVVAAAGKVRRHWFGRRVKLNYLVNLKSGLCPEDCSYCSQRLGSKADILKYTWLKPDQASQAAAAGLAGGAKRVCLVASGRGPTDRDVDRVSDTIKAIKDQNENVEVCACLGLLSDGQAERLREAGADAYNHNLNTSEGTYGDITTTHTYADRVDTVQKAHAAGLSACSGLIAGMGESDEDLVDVVYSLRELDPDSVPVNFLIPFEGTPLAKEWNLTPQRCLRILAMVRFVCPDVEVRIAGGREVHLRTMQPLALNLANSIFLGDYLTSEGQAGKADLDMIADAGFEVEGAGEVTLPEHRVTAGAGCGAHAEAGCGSHADAGCGSHEGGGCGSHEGGGVCGSVKVQAEQEQPAEARTDLVAVRRRGAGTDLAPNA; translated from the coding sequence ATGGACCTGCTGAACACGCTGGTGGACAAGGGGCTTCGGCGCGAGCTGCCGACCCGTGACGAGGCGCTGGCCGTGCTGGCCACGTCCGACGACGACGTGCTCGACGTGGTGGCCGCGGCCGGAAAAGTCCGCCGGCACTGGTTCGGCCGTCGAGTGAAACTCAACTATCTGGTCAATCTGAAGTCCGGTCTGTGCCCGGAGGACTGCTCGTACTGCTCGCAGCGCCTCGGCTCCAAGGCCGACATCCTGAAGTACACCTGGCTCAAGCCGGACCAGGCCTCGCAGGCCGCGGCCGCCGGGCTCGCCGGGGGCGCCAAGCGGGTCTGCCTGGTGGCCAGCGGCCGCGGTCCGACGGACCGTGACGTGGACCGGGTCTCCGACACCATCAAGGCGATCAAGGACCAGAACGAGAACGTCGAGGTGTGCGCCTGCCTGGGCCTGCTCTCCGACGGCCAGGCCGAGCGGTTGCGCGAGGCGGGAGCGGACGCCTACAACCACAACCTGAACACCTCCGAGGGGACGTACGGGGACATCACGACCACGCACACGTACGCCGACCGGGTGGACACGGTCCAGAAGGCGCACGCGGCCGGTCTGTCCGCCTGCTCGGGTCTGATCGCGGGCATGGGCGAGTCGGACGAGGACCTCGTCGACGTCGTCTACTCGCTGCGCGAGCTCGACCCGGACTCCGTTCCGGTGAACTTCCTGATCCCCTTCGAGGGCACCCCGCTCGCCAAGGAGTGGAACCTCACCCCGCAGCGGTGCCTGCGCATCCTGGCCATGGTCCGTTTCGTCTGCCCGGACGTGGAGGTCCGCATCGCGGGCGGCCGCGAGGTCCACCTCCGCACCATGCAGCCGCTCGCCCTGAACCTGGCCAACTCGATCTTCCTCGGCGACTACCTCACCAGCGAGGGCCAGGCGGGCAAGGCCGACCTGGACATGATCGCGGACGCCGGGTTCGAGGTGGAGGGCGCGGGCGAGGTGACCCTGCCGGAGCACCGCGTGACGGCGGGCGCGGGCTGCGGTGCGCACGCCGAGGCCGGGTGCGGCTCGCACGCGGACGCCGGGTGCGGCTCGCACGAGGGCGGTGGGTGCGGCTCGCACGAAGGCGGCGGCGTCTGCGGTTCCGTGAAGGTGCAGGCCGAGCAGGAGCAGCCCGCCGAAGCGCGTACGGATCTCGTCGCCGTACGCCGCCGGGGTGCCGGAACGGACCTCGCCCCCAATGCCTGA
- a CDS encoding adenosylmethionine--8-amino-7-oxononanoate transaminase, which yields MPDRSEPSTLPVRELLELDRRHVWHPYGPMPGRQEPLVVESASGVRLRLADGSGELVDGMSSWWSAIHGYNHPVLNDAARDQLERMSHVMFGGLTHEPAVRLAKRLVDITPEGLEHVFLADSGSVSVEVAVKMCLQHWRSLGRPGKQRLLTWRGGYHGDTWQPMSVCDPEGGMHELWQGVLQRQVFADAPPVAYEESYADQLRELIGRHADELAAVIVEPVVQGAGGMRFHSPAYLRVLREACDAHDVLLVLDEIATGFGRTGALFAAEHAGITPDVMCVGKALTGGYMTMAATLCTARVAEGISRGEVPVLAHGPTFMGNPLAAAVACASIDLLLGQDWQTEVKRIEAGLRDGLAEASSLPGVRDVRVLGAIGVVQLDHEVDMLAATAAAVRERVWLRPFRDLVYTMPPYVTGDADVARIARAVCAAAREG from the coding sequence ATGCCTGACCGGTCCGAGCCGTCCACGCTGCCCGTGCGGGAACTGCTGGAGTTGGACCGGCGGCACGTCTGGCACCCGTACGGCCCCATGCCCGGCCGCCAGGAACCGCTCGTCGTGGAATCGGCGAGCGGGGTACGCCTGCGGCTGGCGGACGGCTCGGGCGAGCTGGTCGACGGCATGTCGTCCTGGTGGTCGGCCATCCACGGCTACAACCACCCGGTCCTCAACGACGCGGCGCGCGACCAGCTGGAGCGCATGAGCCATGTCATGTTCGGCGGGCTCACGCACGAGCCCGCCGTGCGGCTGGCGAAGCGACTTGTCGACATCACGCCCGAGGGCCTGGAACACGTCTTCCTCGCCGACTCCGGATCGGTGTCGGTCGAGGTCGCCGTCAAGATGTGCCTCCAGCACTGGCGCTCGCTCGGCCGCCCGGGCAAGCAGCGGCTGCTGACCTGGCGCGGCGGCTACCACGGGGACACCTGGCAGCCGATGTCGGTGTGCGACCCCGAGGGCGGGATGCACGAGCTGTGGCAGGGCGTGCTCCAGCGCCAGGTGTTCGCCGACGCCCCGCCGGTCGCGTACGAGGAGTCGTACGCCGACCAGCTGCGCGAGCTGATCGGGCGGCACGCCGACGAGCTCGCCGCGGTGATCGTGGAGCCGGTGGTACAGGGCGCGGGCGGGATGCGGTTCCACTCCCCCGCGTATCTGCGGGTGCTGCGGGAGGCGTGCGACGCGCACGACGTGCTTCTCGTCCTCGACGAGATCGCGACCGGCTTCGGCCGAACGGGTGCTCTCTTCGCGGCGGAGCACGCCGGTATCACGCCGGACGTGATGTGCGTCGGCAAGGCGCTGACCGGCGGCTACATGACGATGGCGGCGACGCTCTGCACGGCACGGGTGGCCGAGGGCATCTCACGCGGTGAGGTCCCGGTGCTGGCTCACGGCCCGACCTTCATGGGCAATCCGCTGGCCGCCGCGGTGGCCTGCGCCTCGATCGACCTGCTGCTCGGACAGGACTGGCAGACCGAGGTCAAGCGGATCGAGGCGGGTCTGCGGGACGGTCTCGCGGAGGCGTCCTCGCTGCCGGGTGTCCGGGACGTACGGGTCCTGGGCGCGATCGGCGTCGTCCAGCTCGACCACGAGGTCGACATGTTGGCGGCCACGGCGGCGGCCGTGCGCGAGCGCGTGTGGCTGCGCCCGTTCCGCGACCTCGTCTACACGATGCCGCCGTACGTCACGGGTGACGCGGACGTGGCACGGATCGCGCGCGCGGTGTGCGCGGCGGCACGGGAGGGATGA
- the bioD gene encoding dethiobiotin synthase, whose amino-acid sequence MAVLVITGTGTEVGKTVTTAAVAATALAAGRSVAVLKPAQTGVRPDERGDADEVARLAGAVTTLELARYPEPLAPATAARRASLPPVRPVAVAKAAAELATEHDLVLVEGAGGLLVRFDDEGGTLADAASLLDAPVLVVASAGLGTLNTTELTARELRRRGLDLAGIVIGSWPDSPDLASRCNLADLPLVAEAPLLGALPAGAGAYPVADFCAEAPGWLASRLGGTWDANAFISAQGV is encoded by the coding sequence ATGGCGGTTCTGGTGATCACGGGGACGGGCACGGAGGTCGGCAAGACGGTCACGACGGCCGCCGTCGCCGCCACGGCCCTCGCGGCCGGACGCTCCGTGGCCGTACTCAAGCCGGCGCAGACGGGTGTACGCCCGGACGAGCGTGGGGACGCCGACGAGGTGGCCCGGCTCGCGGGCGCCGTGACCACGCTCGAACTCGCCCGCTATCCGGAGCCGTTGGCTCCCGCGACGGCCGCGCGGCGGGCCTCCCTGCCCCCGGTGCGCCCGGTCGCGGTGGCGAAGGCGGCGGCCGAACTGGCCACCGAGCACGACCTCGTGCTGGTCGAGGGAGCGGGCGGTCTCCTCGTCCGCTTCGACGACGAGGGCGGCACGCTGGCGGACGCGGCGAGCCTGCTGGACGCGCCGGTGCTGGTGGTGGCATCAGCGGGCCTCGGCACCCTGAACACCACCGAGCTGACGGCTCGTGAACTGCGGCGCCGTGGGCTGGACCTGGCGGGAATCGTCATCGGCAGCTGGCCCGACTCCCCGGACCTGGCGTCGCGCTGCAACCTCGCGGACCTGCCCCTTGTGGCCGAAGCCCCGCTCCTGGGAGCGCTGCCCGCGGGGGCGGGGGCTTACCCGGTCGCCGACTTTTGTGCGGAGGCGCCTGGGTGGCTGGCCTCTCGGCTGGGCGGCACCTGGGACGCAAACGCCTTCATTTCGGCGCAGGGGGTCTGA
- a CDS encoding helix-turn-helix transcriptional regulator codes for MVTSVNPVRGPAQPELGPSLPEGVRVRILRTAHGDRRAAAELASALTERQLTGLDPLPAQPPVLLRAYRQEVRALPDTTRRLLLLAAADQYPVDTHAFLRAVTAARLDTRPLVTAEVAGIAHATAGGIVFRDPWTRIAAYETASVTDRRAVHLLLARVLRGEGESPRRSWHRGAAALGPSRRLAAELRAAAHTARTAGDHALACALVERAAALSPEPSERARLLARAAADAWRSGDADRARRLVAATDDDALGGLLALRAGNATDAFDALLTAAVRYADDGPEPARTDHPQHAAVHLLARATEAAIYTGDLRRCREAAAVADRLGIVPPGTLGGLAAAFEGRYDDARDLLKAAAGRCGPGGDPTLLIHSGIAALLLGDHTAATTATVRAAASARAGGDGVTVPQAMEFRAYADFWTGRPRAAEAATLEALRQAYTTGQDNGACHLQAALAMFAAVTGDEDVCRERAEAARSYALARGLGLPAALARFALAFLDLSTGRFAASAARLRALAGFGPGHGHRAIRHIATPHYVEAAVRTGDTRVARAAHADYDHWARTVRSPDDLALSARCRALLASGAEAVEHYRTALDLHALGTRDFERARTELLFGGALRRLRHRTEARDRLHSALEAFEHFGSPQCAAAARTELRVLGEPVSPVRGADDLVARLTAQQLMVARMAADGATNREIASRLLLSPRTIDHHLRGVFARLGIRSRIELVRLLGER; via the coding sequence GTGGTGACTTCGGTGAACCCCGTACGCGGCCCCGCACAACCCGAGCTCGGCCCCTCGCTTCCCGAAGGCGTACGGGTACGGATCCTGCGCACCGCGCACGGCGACCGCCGCGCCGCCGCGGAACTCGCCTCCGCACTGACCGAGCGTCAACTCACCGGCCTCGACCCGCTGCCGGCACAGCCTCCCGTACTCCTGCGCGCGTACCGTCAGGAGGTCCGCGCCCTGCCCGACACCACCCGGCGCCTCCTGCTCCTCGCGGCGGCCGACCAGTACCCGGTCGACACCCACGCCTTCCTGCGGGCCGTCACCGCGGCCCGGCTCGACACCCGGCCCCTCGTCACCGCCGAGGTGGCCGGAATCGCCCACGCCACGGCGGGCGGGATCGTCTTCCGCGACCCGTGGACCCGGATAGCGGCCTACGAGACCGCCTCCGTGACGGACCGGCGCGCCGTCCACCTCCTGCTCGCCCGGGTCCTGCGCGGCGAGGGCGAGTCACCCCGACGGTCCTGGCACCGGGGCGCCGCCGCGCTCGGTCCCAGCCGACGCCTCGCCGCCGAACTCCGGGCGGCGGCCCACACCGCGCGCACCGCGGGCGACCACGCCCTGGCCTGCGCCCTCGTCGAACGCGCCGCCGCGTTGTCCCCCGAGCCGAGCGAGCGGGCCCGGCTGCTCGCCCGCGCCGCCGCCGACGCCTGGCGGTCCGGAGACGCCGACCGTGCCCGCCGGCTCGTCGCCGCCACCGACGACGACGCCCTGGGTGGTCTGCTCGCGCTGCGCGCGGGCAACGCGACGGACGCGTTCGACGCGCTGCTGACGGCCGCGGTGCGCTACGCCGACGACGGCCCGGAGCCGGCCCGTACGGACCACCCCCAGCACGCCGCCGTCCACCTCCTCGCCCGCGCCACCGAAGCCGCGATCTACACCGGCGACCTGCGCCGGTGCCGGGAGGCGGCGGCCGTCGCCGACCGGCTCGGGATCGTGCCGCCCGGCACGCTGGGCGGGCTGGCCGCGGCGTTCGAGGGCCGGTACGACGACGCGCGGGACCTGCTGAAGGCGGCGGCCGGGCGCTGCGGCCCCGGGGGCGATCCCACCCTGCTGATCCACTCCGGGATCGCCGCACTCCTGCTCGGCGACCACACCGCGGCCACCACCGCCACCGTCCGGGCCGCCGCCTCCGCCCGCGCCGGGGGAGACGGGGTCACCGTTCCCCAGGCCATGGAGTTCCGGGCGTACGCCGACTTCTGGACCGGTCGGCCAAGGGCCGCCGAGGCCGCCACCCTGGAGGCCCTCCGCCAGGCGTACACCACCGGCCAGGACAACGGGGCCTGCCACCTGCAGGCGGCCCTCGCGATGTTCGCCGCGGTCACCGGCGACGAGGACGTCTGCCGGGAGCGCGCCGAAGCCGCCCGCTCCTACGCCCTCGCCCGCGGGCTCGGCCTGCCCGCTGCGCTGGCCCGGTTCGCGCTCGCCTTCCTCGACCTGAGCACCGGCCGCTTCGCCGCCTCGGCGGCTCGGCTGCGCGCCCTCGCCGGATTCGGCCCCGGGCACGGGCACCGCGCCATCCGTCACATCGCCACACCGCACTACGTCGAGGCCGCCGTCCGCACCGGCGACACACGGGTCGCCCGGGCCGCCCACGCCGACTACGACCACTGGGCGCGTACCGTGCGCAGCCCCGACGACCTGGCGCTCAGCGCCCGCTGCCGGGCCCTGCTCGCCTCCGGCGCGGAGGCCGTCGAGCACTACCGCACCGCCCTCGACCTGCACGCCTTGGGCACCCGTGACTTCGAACGCGCCCGTACGGAGCTGCTGTTCGGCGGTGCGCTACGGCGGCTGCGGCACCGGACGGAGGCCCGTGACCGGCTGCACAGCGCCCTCGAGGCGTTCGAGCACTTCGGTTCGCCGCAGTGCGCGGCGGCGGCGCGGACCGAACTCCGTGTCCTGGGGGAGCCCGTCTCGCCGGTGCGGGGCGCGGACGATCTCGTCGCCCGCCTCACCGCGCAGCAGTTGATGGTCGCGCGCATGGCGGCCGACGGGGCGACCAACCGGGAGATCGCGTCGCGGTTGTTGCTCAGTCCGCGGACCATTGATCATCATCTGCGGGGGGTGTTCGCGCGGTTGGGGATTCGGTCGCGGATCGAGTTGGTGCGGTTGTTGGGGGAGCGGTGA
- a CDS encoding esterase/lipase family protein — MQRRSRRIATFFSAMVAALLVSLSLSAVPARAATHNPVIFVHGLSSSASSWDDWIADFKADGYSGSELFAWSYDWGQSNVTTAQQLSTEVKNVLAQTGASKVDLVVHSMGALSARYYLKNLGGTSYVDDFVSTAGVNHGTTVASWCTWLYTSCAEMYTGSSFLTALNSGDETPGSVSYAAYWSNCDELINPDTSAILSGATNVEVGCISHTDMNNDYGVYKQVRDFVA, encoded by the coding sequence ATGCAACGCCGCTCGCGTCGCATCGCCACGTTCTTCTCCGCCATGGTCGCGGCGCTCCTCGTGTCGCTCTCCCTGTCCGCCGTGCCCGCCCGGGCCGCGACCCACAACCCCGTCATCTTCGTGCACGGCCTCAGCAGTTCGGCGAGCAGTTGGGACGACTGGATCGCCGACTTCAAGGCCGACGGCTACAGCGGCTCCGAGCTGTTCGCGTGGTCGTACGACTGGGGCCAGTCGAACGTGACCACGGCCCAGCAGCTCTCCACCGAGGTCAAGAACGTCCTCGCGCAGACCGGCGCCTCGAAGGTGGACCTGGTCGTCCACTCCATGGGTGCCCTGAGCGCCCGCTACTACCTCAAGAACCTCGGCGGGACCTCGTACGTCGACGACTTCGTGTCCACCGCCGGGGTGAACCACGGAACCACGGTCGCGAGCTGGTGCACGTGGCTCTACACCTCGTGCGCCGAGATGTACACCGGCAGTTCGTTCCTGACCGCGCTGAACTCCGGTGACGAGACGCCGGGCAGTGTCTCGTACGCCGCCTACTGGTCGAACTGCGACGAGCTGATCAACCCGGACACCAGCGCGATCCTGAGCGGCGCCACCAATGTGGAGGTCGGCTGCATCTCGCACACCGACATGAACAACGACTACGGCGTCTACAAGCAGGTGCGCGACTTCGTCGCCTGA
- a CDS encoding class I SAM-dependent methyltransferase — translation MPFRPAGSAKLSHDAVHHPLFARYYARISVTAETRMGLGGVRDRLLTGLSGRVIEIGAGNGLNFAHYPSAVSEVVAIEPERLLRQLAVEAALRSEVPVDVVPGAAEALPVKSEAFDGAVLSLVLCSLRDVPRALGELRRVLRPGGTVRFFEHGKGGGRMMASAQRGLDRTVWPRLNGGCHLARDPIAALREAGFELGPYRRLLIPAKGPRLPTSYCVLGSARRPPIRE, via the coding sequence ATGCCCTTCAGGCCAGCCGGCTCCGCCAAGCTGTCGCACGACGCCGTGCACCATCCGCTGTTCGCCCGCTACTACGCCCGTATCAGCGTGACGGCCGAGACCCGGATGGGCCTCGGCGGGGTACGCGACCGGCTGCTCACCGGACTTTCGGGGCGGGTCATCGAGATCGGCGCGGGCAACGGGCTGAACTTCGCGCACTACCCGAGCGCCGTCTCCGAGGTGGTGGCGATCGAACCCGAGCGGCTGCTGCGGCAGTTGGCCGTGGAGGCCGCGCTGCGCTCCGAGGTGCCCGTGGACGTGGTGCCGGGCGCGGCGGAGGCGCTGCCGGTCAAGAGCGAGGCGTTCGACGGGGCGGTGCTCTCGCTGGTGCTGTGCAGCCTGCGCGATGTGCCGCGGGCACTCGGCGAGTTGCGGCGTGTGCTGCGGCCCGGTGGCACCGTGCGGTTCTTCGAGCACGGCAAGGGCGGCGGGCGCATGATGGCGTCCGCCCAGCGCGGACTGGACCGGACGGTGTGGCCGCGACTGAACGGCGGCTGCCATCTGGCCCGCGACCCGATCGCCGCGCTGCGCGAGGCCGGATTCGAACTGGGCCCGTACCGGCGGCTGTTGATCCCCGCGAAGGGACCGCGGCTGCCCACGTCGTACTGCGTGCTGGGCAGCGCGAGGCGCCCGCCGATCAGGGAGTAG